Proteins encoded by one window of Bacteroidota bacterium:
- a CDS encoding aspartate aminotransferase family protein produces MSSINLKTSIPGPKSLEIIERRKNAMPLGLAKSTDIAIHSAEGGVVIDVDGNTLLDFAGGIGMMNIGHNNKLVVEAMKEQLYKYTHICSLVATPEPYVELAELLNSLTPGNFPKKTLLANSGSEAVENAVNIARYYTKRSAVICFEGGYHGRTLLTLSLTSKYALFKKGFGPFVNDIVRLPSPNIYRKPDQLTEEEYIQFCINQFEVAMISQIDPDSVAAIIIEPVLGEGGFIPMPKLFLQKLRDVASKHNIVLIFDEIQCGASRTGKLFACEHVDVVPDIICSAKSIGAGMPISAITGRAEILDVVHLGGIGGTYGGNPVSCVAAIQSLKILSSPEFLNRVNRVGELIADELEKWKLKYSCIGDVRGIGAMRLVEFVKDRNTKEPDVEIAMEIIKDAIAHGIILIRAGLFSNCIRLLPPIVMTDEQLLEGLNVLEMAIQSAQLKRN; encoded by the coding sequence ATGAGTTCTATAAATCTTAAAACCTCCATCCCCGGCCCTAAGTCGTTGGAAATTATTGAGAGGAGAAAAAATGCCATGCCTCTTGGGCTTGCAAAATCAACGGATATTGCAATTCATTCGGCTGAGGGTGGAGTTGTAATTGATGTGGATGGAAATACTTTGCTTGATTTTGCCGGTGGAATAGGGATGATGAACATAGGTCATAATAACAAACTCGTGGTGGAGGCCATGAAGGAGCAATTATATAAATATACCCATATCTGCTCCTTGGTTGCAACTCCGGAGCCCTATGTTGAATTAGCAGAATTATTAAACAGTTTAACTCCCGGTAATTTCCCCAAAAAAACATTATTGGCGAACAGTGGAAGTGAGGCCGTGGAAAATGCGGTGAACATCGCCAGATATTATACCAAAAGGTCCGCTGTAATTTGTTTTGAAGGAGGATATCACGGTCGCACATTGCTAACATTAAGTTTAACAAGTAAATACGCATTATTTAAAAAGGGATTTGGACCTTTTGTTAATGATATTGTTCGTTTACCATCACCAAATATTTATCGCAAACCTGATCAATTAACAGAGGAAGAATATATTCAATTTTGTATTAACCAATTTGAAGTGGCAATGATCTCACAAATTGATCCTGATAGTGTTGCCGCAATTATTATTGAGCCTGTATTGGGGGAAGGAGGATTTATTCCCATGCCGAAATTATTCCTGCAAAAATTGAGAGATGTTGCTTCCAAACATAATATCGTTTTAATATTCGATGAAATACAATGTGGTGCTTCGCGTACCGGAAAATTATTTGCCTGCGAACATGTGGATGTTGTTCCAGATATTATTTGTTCTGCAAAATCAATTGGAGCAGGAATGCCAATTAGTGCAATTACCGGAAGAGCAGAAATTTTAGATGTTGTACATTTAGGTGGTATAGGTGGGACATATGGTGGTAATCCTGTTTCATGTGTTGCCGCTATTCAATCACTCAAAATATTATCTTCTCCTGAATTTTTAAATCGTGTTAATAGAGTTGGGGAACTTATTGCAGATGAACTTGAAAAGTGGAAATTAAAATATTCCTGTATTGGTGATGTTCGAGGAATTGGCGCCATGCGATTAGTGGAATTCGTAAAGGATAGAAATACCAAAGAACCTGATGTAGAGATCGCCATGGAAATTATAAAGGATGCAATTGCACACGGAATAATTTTAATTCGTGCCGGATTATTCAGCAATTGTATACGTTTACTTCCTCCAATTGTAATGACCGATGAACAATTATTGGAAGGATTAAATGTTTTGGAAATGGCAATACAAAGTGCGCAATTAAAAAGAAATTAA
- a CDS encoding amidohydrolase, giving the protein MADKIFFNGKILTQDKQNPKASAFAIKNGKFIAVGDDKNILELKSPQTLLIDLHNKTVLPGFNDAHIHVWKVGNLLTSLLDLRGIKSLGEMQDKLKDYAHNNPQLEWILARGFNEALFPDKKMPDKFDLDKIITDRPVCITRTCAHQIIVNSKALEFCNIVTDTKVPQGGEIKLLPDGSLAGHFTETAIGLILSKIPKYNKIQLREMILAAQDKLIECGITAATDPAVEKDLIEVYKEMDRNGELKIRINIFPIRVPDGINKVYPLPEKYRSDLLNIDTVKFFADGGLSGKTAAMKKPYKNSNESGVLRIEKETFKKLALESQDAGFRIAVHAIGDSAIEMVLNVLEEIAPFNRSKINHRIEHVGFPSQYDLKRMADLNISAVMQPIFIYELGKNFRQNLSEEYLNKIYPVKSIIQRGINVAFSTDAPVVVNFDPLFNINSAMNRIDDRGNKLSADQKVTFEEGVFAYTMGSAIASGYSEKLGSIEINKYADFVVLQDEQKVYSTFVNGEQLIV; this is encoded by the coding sequence ATGGCGGATAAAATATTCTTTAATGGCAAAATATTGACACAGGATAAACAAAATCCTAAGGCATCGGCGTTTGCTATTAAAAACGGAAAATTTATTGCAGTAGGAGATGATAAAAATATACTTGAATTAAAATCCCCCCAAACCCTTTTAATTGACCTTCATAATAAAACTGTTTTACCGGGATTTAATGATGCCCATATTCATGTCTGGAAGGTCGGCAATTTATTAACTTCATTGTTGGATCTGAGAGGTATTAAAAGCCTCGGGGAAATGCAGGATAAATTAAAAGATTATGCGCATAATAATCCTCAATTGGAATGGATTTTAGCCAGAGGATTTAACGAGGCGCTTTTCCCGGATAAAAAAATGCCTGATAAATTCGATCTCGATAAAATAATTACTGACCGGCCCGTTTGTATTACTCGAACCTGTGCACATCAAATAATTGTTAATTCAAAAGCGCTCGAATTTTGTAATATAGTTACTGACACAAAAGTTCCGCAGGGAGGTGAGATCAAATTATTGCCCGATGGTTCACTGGCAGGGCATTTCACAGAAACTGCCATAGGATTGATTTTAAGTAAAATTCCAAAATACAACAAGATACAATTACGTGAAATGATTCTTGCTGCGCAGGATAAATTGATAGAATGCGGAATTACTGCCGCCACTGATCCAGCTGTGGAAAAAGACCTTATAGAAGTATATAAGGAAATGGATAGGAATGGTGAATTAAAGATCAGAATAAATATATTTCCCATCAGAGTTCCTGATGGAATAAATAAAGTATATCCATTACCGGAAAAATACAGGTCAGATCTTTTAAATATCGACACCGTTAAATTTTTTGCTGATGGTGGCTTAAGTGGAAAAACGGCTGCTATGAAAAAGCCCTACAAAAATTCAAATGAATCAGGGGTATTGAGAATTGAAAAAGAGACATTTAAAAAATTGGCACTCGAATCTCAGGATGCCGGTTTTCGAATTGCTGTGCATGCAATTGGCGATTCTGCTATCGAAATGGTTTTGAATGTATTAGAGGAAATTGCTCCTTTTAATAGAAGTAAAATAAATCATCGTATAGAACATGTTGGATTTCCATCCCAATACGATCTGAAAAGAATGGCCGATTTAAACATCAGTGCCGTGATGCAACCAATTTTTATTTATGAATTAGGGAAAAATTTCAGGCAAAATCTATCCGAAGAATATTTAAACAAGATTTATCCCGTAAAATCAATAATTCAGAGGGGAATAAATGTGGCATTTTCCACAGATGCTCCGGTGGTTGTAAATTTTGATCCTTTATTTAATATAAATTCCGCTATGAATAGAATTGATGATAGGGGAAACAAACTTTCAGCGGATCAAAAGGTAACTTTTGAAGAAGGTGTATTTGCATATACAATGGGTTCCGCAATCGCCTCAGGTTATTCAGAAAAATTGGGGTCAATTGAAATTAATAAATATGCAGATTTTGTGGTATTACAAGATGAACAAAAGGTGTATTCCACATTTGTAAACGGAGAACAATTAATAGTATGA
- a CDS encoding T9SS type A sorting domain-containing protein — MKKNYTKLFIGKPALLVALALISISSRAQSYIQSACDFTPMSTEGTFLCLGDDEVSAAIPLGFTFELYEVPFTECYISSNGYLSFTAGLGSSCCTGIILPSGTYPYSIFFGQEDLDPNACVDGDITYYTTGAPGSQVFVLSYTDVPHYPGPEGTFPITVQVQLYEGTQEVRIVTTNYNGDGGLSTMGLNKNALEADVVPGRNSEDWSAFDECISFLPDGLPDEGCTDPEAINYDPGAEIDNGSCFFGYLYSECDYVTMPTEGTIVCLGDDEVSAAIPMGFDFPFYGITHSDIYLGSNGYVTFNAGLGTACCTGQILPNGIYPNSIFLGQEDLDPNFCVDGEVNYYTSGLAGSQIFVVNYLNVPHYNADADPTYFPVTVQLQLYEATGEVKIVVTQWNNDGGAATMGLNYDGVIANPVEGRNSEIWDASEECHSWLPSEGPIPVCDIPTGLYADGITTDDAVLHWDAMDGADQYRVTLQNTATGLIKTRGFESNVVEIVDKLTPLTTYAFRVKTVCYDILGEITPPSEWYYFTTLGRIGTTEAAITMYPNPNAGQFTLQISDYSDNAFELFVYDAMGKIVYNKSIQIDNANYTEQINLENVASGIYQVKLLNNDAQLTYPVVIQK, encoded by the coding sequence ATGAAGAAAAATTATACCAAATTATTTATTGGAAAACCTGCACTGCTGGTAGCTTTAGCATTAATTTCCATTTCCTCCCGGGCACAATCTTATATTCAATCGGCCTGCGACTTTACTCCGATGTCAACGGAAGGGACGTTTTTATGTTTAGGGGACGATGAAGTTAGTGCTGCAATTCCCCTCGGCTTTACGTTTGAACTGTATGAAGTTCCTTTCACGGAATGTTATATAAGTTCTAACGGTTATTTGTCGTTTACCGCAGGACTTGGTTCTAGTTGTTGCACAGGGATCATTCTCCCATCGGGCACTTATCCCTACTCTATCTTTTTTGGACAAGAAGATCTTGATCCGAATGCTTGTGTGGATGGTGATATCACATATTATACTACAGGTGCTCCAGGAAGTCAGGTATTTGTATTAAGCTACACTGATGTGCCTCATTATCCTGGTCCTGAAGGTACATTTCCTATAACAGTTCAAGTTCAATTGTATGAAGGAACTCAGGAAGTTCGAATTGTTACTACGAATTATAATGGTGATGGGGGACTTTCTACTATGGGTTTAAACAAAAATGCTTTGGAAGCAGACGTTGTGCCGGGAAGAAATAGCGAAGATTGGTCAGCTTTTGACGAATGTATCTCATTTTTACCTGATGGACTACCTGATGAAGGTTGCACTGACCCTGAAGCTATAAACTACGATCCAGGCGCTGAAATTGATAATGGTTCTTGCTTCTTCGGATATTTATATTCCGAATGTGATTATGTAACCATGCCAACTGAAGGTACTATTGTTTGTTTAGGTGATGATGAAGTTTCGGCCGCAATTCCTATGGGTTTTGATTTTCCATTTTATGGTATTACGCATTCTGATATTTATCTTGGTTCAAATGGCTATGTAACATTTAATGCGGGATTAGGAACTGCTTGTTGCACTGGACAAATTTTACCAAACGGTATTTATCCAAATTCAATATTTTTAGGTCAGGAAGATCTTGATCCAAATTTCTGTGTTGATGGTGAAGTAAATTATTATACTTCAGGACTTGCCGGTAGTCAAATTTTTGTTGTTAATTATTTAAATGTTCCGCATTATAATGCCGATGCTGATCCTACTTATTTTCCGGTTACTGTGCAACTTCAATTATATGAAGCAACCGGGGAGGTTAAAATAGTTGTAACCCAATGGAATAATGACGGTGGTGCCGCTACTATGGGTTTGAATTATGACGGCGTAATTGCAAATCCAGTTGAAGGAAGAAATTCTGAAATTTGGGATGCATCAGAAGAATGCCATTCCTGGTTGCCAAGTGAAGGTCCAATTCCGGTTTGTGATATTCCAACGGGTTTATATGCAGATGGAATAACAACAGATGATGCAGTTTTACATTGGGATGCAATGGATGGTGCAGATCAATATAGAGTTACACTTCAAAATACAGCTACAGGCTTAATAAAAACACGTGGATTTGAATCAAATGTTGTGGAGATAGTTGACAAATTAACTCCGCTAACAACTTATGCTTTCCGTGTTAAAACTGTTTGTTATGATATTCTTGGTGAGATAACACCTCCATCAGAATGGTATTATTTTACAACACTTGGCCGCATAGGTACAACCGAAGCAGCAATTACCATGTATCCAAATCCAAATGCGGGTCAATTTACATTGCAGATAAGTGATTATAGCGATAATGCATTTGAATTATTTGTTTATGATGCAATGGGTAAAATTGTTTATAATAAATCCATTCAAATTGACAATGCAAATTATACAGAGCAGATCAATTTGGAAAATGTGGCATCTGGTATTTATCAGGTTAAATTGTTAAACAATGATGCACAATTAACATATCCTGTTGTGATACAGAAATAA
- a CDS encoding T9SS type A sorting domain-containing protein, protein MKIFNVSKRMAIATLSLLLASATAFGQYCTPTYTTGTVEGDYCGYVGLGTIDNPTDGAPAPFYSDYTFMSTDVALGSSYTVTVGSGSYTSNNDIAIWIDYNHDEDFYDADELVGTVVDLGAFATGTATFSIPVTAIGGPTRMRVREIFNMPTTPDACASYSFGETEDYSVNIIGGALNDVGVVDITNPVSGVDLGFEDVIVTIYNYGSEPASEFNVYYQVDGGIVTGGAFLGTIEPYSTASYTMPEGWDFSLDGCYDIVSWTEMEIDENTDNDSYTETVCNLGPITGTGAMYIYSNSTGGEPWFQVTNTTAMNTVFGAEGIGWTRDYYETVDPLLAFSPDNCFIFLEGSDTHADELEAFLSANIGTIESWVTSGGKLLLNSAPNEGDGMSFGFDGTSLIYDGGASAVTAADASHPIFNGPILPVGTDFTGGNFSHARVEGTDITSVIIETGTTDITLGEKAWGDGLVMFGGMTTNNFHSPILEAANLRANILAYLSCITFAVCEIPGGLYADGITTNDAVLHWDAVDGADQYRVTLQNLATGLIKTKGFYTNMVEITDKLTPLTEYGFRVKTVCYDDLGVISAPSPWYYFMTLGRIGENEDASVMLYPNPSNGVFNLNVNGYADNQFELNVSNSMGQIVYTKSITVNNADYNEQINLMNVAPGMYQISLKNNDLNLNYSVVIVE, encoded by the coding sequence ATGAAAATTTTTAACGTATCAAAACGTATGGCTATCGCAACGCTGAGTTTACTTTTAGCTTCAGCAACTGCTTTCGGTCAATACTGCACTCCAACCTATACCACAGGTACGGTTGAAGGTGATTATTGCGGTTACGTCGGTTTAGGAACTATTGATAATCCTACAGATGGTGCTCCTGCTCCGTTTTACAGTGATTATACGTTTATGTCTACCGATGTTGCTTTGGGTTCATCTTATACAGTAACAGTTGGTTCAGGATCCTATACCTCCAATAATGATATTGCAATTTGGATCGATTACAATCACGATGAAGATTTTTATGATGCAGATGAATTGGTAGGAACTGTGGTAGATCTTGGTGCTTTCGCAACAGGCACAGCAACATTCAGTATTCCTGTAACTGCAATTGGAGGACCAACAAGAATGCGCGTTCGTGAAATTTTTAATATGCCAACAACTCCAGATGCTTGTGCAAGTTACAGTTTTGGAGAAACTGAAGATTACAGCGTTAATATTATTGGTGGCGCCTTAAATGATGTTGGAGTAGTTGACATTACAAACCCTGTTTCTGGTGTTGATCTTGGTTTCGAAGATGTAATTGTAACCATTTACAACTACGGTTCAGAACCAGCTTCTGAATTCAATGTGTATTATCAGGTTGATGGCGGAATAGTTACAGGTGGAGCATTCCTAGGAACTATTGAACCTTATAGCACTGCTTCTTACACTATGCCTGAAGGTTGGGATTTCAGTTTAGATGGATGTTATGATATTGTATCATGGACAGAAATGGAAATTGATGAAAATACAGATAACGACAGTTATACTGAAACTGTTTGTAATCTTGGTCCAATAACAGGAACAGGTGCAATGTATATCTATTCCAATAGTACCGGTGGTGAACCTTGGTTTCAGGTAACAAATACAACAGCAATGAATACTGTATTTGGTGCTGAAGGTATTGGTTGGACACGCGATTATTATGAGACAGTAGATCCATTACTCGCTTTCTCACCGGATAATTGTTTTATTTTCTTAGAAGGTAGTGATACACATGCAGATGAACTTGAAGCTTTCCTATCTGCAAATATTGGAACAATTGAAAGCTGGGTTACTTCAGGTGGTAAATTATTATTGAATTCAGCACCGAATGAAGGTGACGGAATGAGCTTTGGTTTTGATGGAACTTCCCTCATTTATGATGGTGGTGCTAGTGCAGTTACTGCGGCCGATGCTTCTCATCCAATTTTTAACGGACCAATTCTTCCTGTTGGAACTGATTTTACCGGTGGTAACTTTAGCCATGCTCGTGTAGAAGGAACAGATATTACAAGTGTTATTATTGAAACGGGTACTACTGACATTACCTTAGGCGAAAAAGCATGGGGTGATGGTCTTGTTATGTTCGGAGGAATGACCACCAATAATTTCCATTCACCTATATTGGAAGCAGCCAACCTAAGAGCAAATATTCTAGCTTATTTAAGCTGTATAACATTTGCAGTTTGCGAAATTCCAGGCGGATTATATGCAGATGGAATTACAACTAACGATGCAGTTTTACATTGGGATGCTGTTGACGGTGCCGATCAGTATCGCGTAACACTTCAAAATCTTGCAACAGGTTTGATCAAAACAAAAGGATTTTATACTAATATGGTAGAGATCACTGATAAATTAACTCCGTTAACTGAATACGGTTTCAGAGTTAAAACAGTTTGTTATGATGATCTTGGCGTAATTTCCGCTCCTTCACCATGGTATTATTTTATGACTCTCGGTCGTATTGGCGAAAATGAAGATGCTTCAGTTATGTTATATCCAAATCCAAGCAATGGAGTATTTAATTTAAATGTAAATGGTTATGCAGATAATCAGTTTGAATTAAATGTATCTAACTCCATGGGTCAGATCGTTTATACAAAATCAATTACAGTTAATAATGCTGATTATAATGAGCAAATAAACTTAATGAATGTTGCTCCTGGAATGTATCAGATTAGTTTAAAAAATAATGACCTTAATTTAAATTATTCAGTAGTGATCGTCGAATAA
- a CDS encoding T9SS type A sorting domain-containing protein produces the protein MKLIITQSITITRKITLFIAMATFGLIARGQYYVQSDCDFSPMATAGTAICLGDDEMSGAFPIGFTFPFYGSLFSDFYVSSNGYMSFSGGLGNACCSGAILPTDLYPNSIFFGQEDLDPNFCVDGDITYYTTGAVGSQIFVLSFTDVPHYPGPEGVFPVTVQIQLYEGTGEIRIVTTQMNSDGGFHTMGLNQNGLASDVVPGRNSTSWSAYEECISFTVFEPAAADAGVINVTSPVSGVDLGLESVTVTVQNFGFEAISEFPVSYNVDGGAVITEIYGGTIAPFSSGSYTFSSMHDFSIDGCYNIVSWTSLADDGDETNDSYSETVCNLGPITGTGAMYIYSNSTGGEPWFQVTNTEAMNTVFGAEGTGWTRDYFETVDPLLAFSPDNCFIFLEGSDSHAIELEAFLAANMVTIEGWVSSGGKLLLNSAPNEGDGMSFGFDATSLIYDGGAGAVTAADASHPIFNGPLLPVGLDFTGSNFSHARVAGTDITSVIIETGSTDITLGEKVWGDGLVMFGGMTTNNYHSPLLEAANLRANILAYLSCITFAVCEIPGGLYADGITTDDAVLHWDAVDGADQYRVTLQNVATGLIKTKGFYTNMVEITDKLTPLTMYGFRVKTVCYDDLGVISAPSEWYYFTTLGRIGENETSVTMFPNPSNGEFVLQMNGLETSTFELNVYDAIGNVVYNKTISVSGADYSETISLNNASAGIYQVSLVNSTVKLNYPIVIQK, from the coding sequence ATGAAACTAATTATTACACAATCTATTACAATTACCCGAAAGATCACATTGTTTATCGCAATGGCTACTTTTGGATTAATTGCGCGTGGTCAATACTATGTGCAATCTGACTGCGATTTTTCACCGATGGCAACTGCAGGAACTGCAATTTGTTTAGGAGACGATGAAATGAGTGGTGCTTTTCCAATTGGATTTACCTTTCCATTTTATGGTTCTTTGTTTTCCGACTTTTATGTGAGTTCGAACGGCTATATGTCGTTTAGCGGCGGACTCGGAAATGCATGTTGCAGTGGTGCAATTTTGCCTACGGATCTTTATCCGAATTCCATTTTCTTCGGACAAGAAGACTTGGATCCTAACTTTTGTGTAGATGGTGATATTACCTACTATACAACAGGAGCAGTTGGGAGTCAGATCTTTGTTTTGTCATTTACAGATGTTCCGCATTATCCTGGACCTGAAGGAGTATTTCCTGTTACCGTTCAAATTCAATTATATGAAGGAACTGGAGAGATAAGAATTGTTACCACACAAATGAATAGTGATGGTGGATTTCACACAATGGGTCTCAATCAAAACGGACTTGCATCTGATGTTGTTCCAGGAAGAAACAGCACCAGCTGGTCAGCATATGAGGAGTGTATCTCTTTCACAGTATTTGAACCTGCTGCAGCTGATGCTGGTGTAATTAATGTAACAAGTCCGGTTTCAGGTGTTGATCTAGGTTTAGAATCAGTAACTGTTACCGTTCAGAATTTTGGATTTGAAGCAATCTCCGAATTTCCTGTAAGTTATAATGTTGATGGTGGTGCAGTTATCACTGAAATTTATGGTGGAACTATAGCTCCTTTTTCCTCAGGCTCCTATACATTCAGCTCAATGCACGATTTCAGCATTGATGGATGTTACAATATTGTTTCCTGGACTAGTCTTGCAGATGATGGCGATGAAACAAATGATAGTTATTCTGAAACTGTTTGTAATCTTGGTCCTATAACAGGAACAGGTGCGATGTATATCTATTCCAATAGCACCGGTGGCGAACCTTGGTTTCAGGTAACAAATACTGAAGCTATGAATACTGTTTTTGGTGCTGAAGGTACTGGTTGGACACGCGATTATTTTGAGACTGTAGATCCATTACTTGCTTTCTCACCGGATAATTGTTTTATTTTCTTAGAAGGTAGTGATTCACATGCAATAGAACTCGAAGCTTTCCTTGCTGCTAATATGGTAACTATTGAAGGTTGGGTTTCTTCAGGTGGTAAATTATTATTGAATTCCGCACCAAATGAAGGTGATGGTATGAGCTTTGGTTTTGATGCAACATCCCTTATTTATGATGGTGGTGCAGGTGCAGTTACTGCAGCTGATGCTTCTCATCCTATTTTTAACGGACCATTACTTCCTGTTGGATTGGATTTCACAGGTTCAAACTTTAGTCATGCACGTGTTGCAGGAACAGATATTACAAGTGTTATTATTGAAACAGGTTCCACTGATATTACCTTAGGCGAAAAAGTATGGGGTGATGGTCTTGTTATGTTCGGAGGTATGACCACCAATAATTACCATTCACCTTTATTGGAAGCAGCTAACTTAAGAGCAAATATTCTTGCTTATTTAAGCTGTATAACATTTGCAGTTTGCGAAATTCCAGGCGGATTATATGCAGATGGAATTACAACTGACGATGCAGTTCTGCATTGGGATGCTGTTGACGGTGCTGATCAGTATCGTGTAACTCTCCAAAATGTTGCAACCGGTCTTATTAAAACAAAAGGTTTCTATACCAATATGGTAGAGATCACAGATAAATTAACTCCATTAACCATGTATGGTTTCAGAGTTAAAACTGTTTGTTATGATGATCTTGGTGTTATTTCTGCGCCTTCTGAATGGTATTATTTTACTACCCTTGGTCGTATTGGTGAAAATGAAACATCTGTTACCATGTTCCCAAATCCTTCCAATGGTGAGTTTGTACTTCAAATGAATGGTTTAGAAACCAGCACATTCGAATTGAATGTATACGATGCAATTGGAAATGTGGTTTATAATAAAACCATATCTGTTTCCGGTGCTGATTATTCTGAAACTATTTCATTGAATAATGCAAGCGCAGGTATTTATCAGGTTAGTTTGGTTAATTCCACTGTTAAGCTGAATTATCCTATTGTGATTCAGAAGTAA
- a CDS encoding fibronectin type III domain-containing protein, protein MNNLHFAKRATLGLAFFVFTAFSAYAQYCTPTYTTGTVEGDYCGYVGLGAISNTTGGAASPFYSDYTGMNADLTAGTMYTITLGSGSYTSNNDLAAWIDYNQDNDFSDVGELIGTVVDLGAFATGTAAFTVPLTALNGATRLRVREIYAMPTTPDACANYSFGETEDYTVTISGGGGGPGPTVGNYYIYSNTTGGEPWFQTTNSTAMTSAFGAEGSGWTRDYFETVDVATAFGPDNCFVFIDGSDSHAQECENFLIANMAAIEAWVSAGGKLLLNSAPNEGDGMSFGFGGTSLVYDGGSGSVQAFAPAHPIFSGPFTPVGTAWTGSNFSHAQVTGTGIATIINETGFADITLGEKVWGSGIVMFGGMTTNNFHSPLTEAANLRANILVYLSCLEGLCPAPTDLMADAITGTSANLSWAASDNSGGYHLSVYTLDEVLVAKQKVLGGATNWNVGGLTPGTDYAFHVRSICTVLGTKSPISYNYYFSTPARLGDENTSVSLYPNPSNGQFTLALNGYENNNVELNIYNSTGQIVYASSINVNSADYTEMINLGTIAPGMYQVSLTGNSNTNNYSIVITE, encoded by the coding sequence ATGAACAATTTACACTTTGCCAAACGTGCGACTCTCGGTTTGGCTTTTTTCGTTTTTACTGCTTTCTCAGCTTATGCTCAGTATTGTACGCCAACGTATACTACTGGTACCGTTGAAGGAGATTATTGCGGTTATGTTGGTTTGGGAGCAATTTCAAACACAACAGGAGGCGCTGCTTCTCCGTTTTATTCAGATTACACCGGAATGAATGCAGATCTTACTGCAGGTACGATGTATACAATTACGCTTGGTTCCGGAAGTTATACTTCTAACAATGACCTTGCAGCATGGATCGATTACAATCAGGATAATGATTTTTCTGATGTTGGTGAATTAATTGGAACCGTTGTTGACCTCGGTGCTTTTGCAACAGGTACAGCTGCGTTTACAGTTCCTTTAACTGCTCTTAATGGCGCAACAAGATTACGTGTTCGCGAAATTTATGCAATGCCAACTACACCTGATGCATGCGCAAATTATTCATTTGGCGAAACAGAAGATTACACTGTTACTATTTCCGGTGGCGGTGGTGGACCTGGCCCAACAGTTGGAAATTATTATATCTATTCCAACACTACTGGTGGTGAACCTTGGTTTCAAACAACAAACTCTACGGCTATGACCTCTGCATTTGGTGCTGAAGGTTCAGGTTGGACAAGAGATTATTTTGAAACTGTTGATGTTGCTACAGCATTTGGACCAGACAATTGTTTTGTATTCATAGATGGTAGCGATTCACATGCACAAGAATGTGAAAATTTCTTAATTGCGAATATGGCTGCTATCGAAGCTTGGGTTTCTGCCGGCGGAAAATTATTATTGAACTCCGCACCTAACGAAGGTGACGGTATGAGTTTTGGATTTGGTGGAACTTCATTGGTTTATGATGGAGGTTCAGGATCCGTTCAAGCTTTTGCTCCTGCACATCCAATTTTCAGCGGACCATTTACACCGGTAGGAACTGCATGGACAGGTTCAAACTTTAGTCATGCTCAGGTTACCGGAACAGGTATTGCAACAATTATAAATGAAACAGGATTTGCCGACATTACATTAGGAGAAAAAGTTTGGGGTTCTGGTATCGTTATGTTTGGTGGAATGACTACAAATAATTTCCATTCTCCATTAACTGAAGCAGCAAATTTAAGAGCAAACATTCTTGTTTATTTAAGTTGTTTAGAAGGATTATGCCCTGCACCAACCGATCTTATGGCTGATGCAATTACCGGTACTTCCGCTAACTTATCATGGGCTGCTTCCGATAATTCGGGTGGTTACCATCTTTCAGTTTATACACTCGACGAAGTACTTGTTGCAAAACAAAAAGTATTAGGCGGCGCAACCAACTGGAATGTTGGCGGTTTAACACCAGGTACTGATTATGCATTCCACGTACGTTCTATTTGTACAGTTCTTGGAACAAAATCTCCAATTTCTTATAACTATTATTTCTCAACTCCTGCTCGTTTAGGTGATGAAAATACTAGTGTAAGTTTATATCCTAATCCAAGCAACGGACAATTTACATTAGCATTAAATGGTTATGAAAACAATAATGTTGAATTAAATATTTATAATTCAACAGGACAAATTGTTTATGCATCTTCTATTAATGTAAACAGTGCTGATTATACTGAAATGATAAACCTCGGAACTATTGCTCCGGGTATGTATCAGGTTAGTTTAACAGGTAATTCAAATACGAATAATTATTCAATTGTAATTACTGAATAA